The DNA window GTAGGCCTCGGCCTCCGGGTGCCAGCCGTGCTCCAGCACGTTGTCGGCGATCCGGTCGCGCAGCTCGACCCACTCCGGCCGGTCCTCGCCGCCGTGCTGCCGCACCACGTGCAGCGCGCGGTCGACGGTCATCCAGAGCATGACCTTGGAGAAGACGTGGTGCCGGGGCGGGAGGCGGGCCTCCCAGATGCCGTGGTCGGGCTCGTGCCAGCGGCGGCGGACCGCCTCGACCATGTTCTCCAGCACCCGCCACTCGTCGTCGCGGACCGAGCCCCGAGCGTCGGCCACCGCGGCGATCAGATCCGCGACCGGCCCGAAGACGTCGAGCTGGAGCTGGTGGTTGGCGAGGTTGCCGACCCGGACCGGCCGGGAACCGGCGTAGCCGGGCAGGGTGTCGATGACCGCCTCGGCGCCCAACTCGTAGCCGTCGACCGTGTAGAGCGGGTGCAGCCGCTCCGGGTGCCCGCCGGTGCGGTCGATGACGCCGTCGACCCAGCGCAGCAGGCCCTCCGCCTCCTCGGTGGAGCCGAGGTCGACCAGCGCGCGGGCGGTCATGGCCGCGTCCCGCAGCCAGCAGTAGCGGTAGTCCCAGTTGCGGACGCCGCCCAGCTCCTCGGGGAGCGAGGTGGTCGCCGCGGCGAGGATCGAGCCGGTCGGCTCGTGGCAGAGCCCGCGCAGGGTGAGCGCGCTGCGGGCCACCAGGTCCCGGGCCGTGGCGGGCAGCCGCAGCGAGGCCACCCAGTCCTTCCAGGGCTGCTCGGCGGCGACCTGCCGCTCGTGGATCGGCACCCGGTGGTGTTCCAGGCTCTGCGTGCCGAAGCGCAGCTCCAGCACCACCTGACCGCCGGCGGCCGACAGGTCCACGACGGCCTTGGCGGTCTCATAGCCGGCGTCGTTGGTGACCTCCCACTCGACGCCCGGCGAGTAAAGGGCCACCGGCTCGTTGGAGCCGAGCACCAGCAGTCCGTCGTCCAGCGGCTGGAGCTGCACGGCGACCTGGCCGAACTCGGGGCGCGGGGCGAACTCGATCCGGGCCCGCCCGCTGCCGCTGAGCACCCGGACCAGCGTCGAGTCGCCGGTGACGACCGCCGGGTCGTCCGGCGTGGTCTCCTTCGCCGGCAGGTCCAGCCAGTCGGTCACGGTCAGGCCGGACCAGCGGGTCTCCACCGTCATGGTGTTGCTGCGGTAACGCTGGCCCAGCGGGATGCCGCCCCGCTGGGGGCCGACCGTGAAGTGCCCGGCCGGGCTGCCGCCGACCAGGTCGGCGAAGATCGCCGCCGAGTCCGGCTTCGGGTGGCACAGCCAGGTGATCTTGGCTTCGGGGGTGACCAGCGCGACCGTGCGGCCGTTGGCGAGCATCGAGTGCCGCTCGATCGGCACCGCCCGCTCGCCGAAGAGCCAGTGCCGCCGGGTCTCCAGCAGCAGGCCCAGCGCCCGGGCCGCCTCGATGGGCTCGGCCACGCGGAAGTCGGCCCGGGTGTCGCCCGGGCCGATCTTGATGCCGACGTCCGGCCCGTGCAGGTTGCCGAAGGCGTTCTCGTCGGTGACGTCGTCGCCGATGAACAGCACCGCGCTGGCCGCCAGCTGGGTGCGGAGCTGGTCGACGGCGGTGCCCTTGTGGGTCGCCACCACCGACAGCTCGATGACCTCCTTGCCCTGGGTGACGGTGACGTCCGCCCAGGTGGCGGGGCCGCTGCGGACCGCCTCGATGGCCGCGGCGGCGACCTGCGGGTCCACCCCGCGGGTGTGCACCGCGACGCTGGCCGGCTTGCGCTCCAGGCGGATGCCCGGGTGGGCCGCGGCGATCTCCCGCAGCTCGTTGCGGAGCCGGTGCCGGACCGCGATCAGCTCGGGGGTCAGCCGCTCGACGAAGCCGATGTCGAACTCCGAGCCGTGGCTGCCGACCAGGTGCACCTCGCTGGGCAGCCGGGAGAGCGTGGCCAGGTCACGCAGCGCGCGACCGGAGACCACGGCCACGCTGGTCTGCGGCAGGGACGCGAGAGCCCGCACCGCGGCCACCGACTCCGGCAGCGGCACGGCCTTGCTCGGGTCCTCGACGATCGGCGCCAGGGTGCCGTCGTAGTCGCAGGCGACCAGGAGCTGGGGGACCCGGGCGATGCGGCCGATCGCGGCGCGCAGCTCGGGATCCATCACCCCGCCCGGCGGAGTGGTGGTGGCAGAGGAGCTCACGCCGCCTCCGCATCGGGCACGCCCAGTTCGGTCAGGAAGGACTTGGCCCAGTGGCCCACGTCGTGGCTGCGCAGGTGGCGTTGCATTATCCGCATCCGGCGGCGGGCCTCGGGTTTCTCGACGTGCACGGCGCGCAGCAGCGCGTCCTTGACCGCGTCGGGGTCGTGCGGGTTGCACAGGAACGCCTGGCGCAGCTCGGTGGCGGCGCCGGCGAACTCACTGAGCACGAGCGCGCCGCCCTGGTCGGCGCGCGATGCCACGTACTCCTTGGCCACCAGATTCATTCCGTCTCGCAGCGGGGTCACCATCATCACGTCTGCCGCGACGTACATCGCGGCGAGTTCGGAGCGACTGTACGACTGATGCAGATAATGCACCGCCGGCACGCCGACCCGTCCGAATTCACCGTTAATCCGGCCTACCTCGCGTTCGACCTTCACCCGAAGTGCCTGGTAGTGCTCCACGCGCTCGCGGCTCGGCGTGGCCACCTGAACCATGACCGCGTCGGGGACTGTCAACTTTCCGTCAGCGAGGAGTTCGCGAAAGGCCTTCAGCCGGAGCTCGATGCCCTTGGTGTAGTCGAGCCGGTCGACGCCCAGGATGATCGTCTTGGGGTTGCCCAGCTCCTCGCGGATCTGCTTGGCCCGGGCCTGGATCGCCGGGTCCTCGGCCAGCCGCTCCATCTCCCGGGTGTCGATCGAGATGGGGAACGCGCCGGCCTTCACCTGCCGGCCGTCGACCTGGATCATCTGCCCCTCGTAGCGGAGGCCGAGCAGGTGCCGGGCCAGCCGGACGAAGTTCTGGGCCGCCAGCCGCTGCTGGAAGCCGACCAGGTCGGCGCCGAGCAGGCCGCGCAGGATCTCGGTGCGGAACGGCATCTGCATGAACAGCTCGATCGGCGGGAACGGGATGTGCAGGAAGAACCCGATCCGCAGATCCGGCCGCAGCTCGCGCAGCATCGCCGGCACGAGCTGGAGCTGGTAGTCCTGCACCCAGACCGTGGCGCCCTCGGCCGCCACGTCCGCCGCGGCCTCCGCGAACCGGGCGTTGACCAGGCGGTACGCCTCGCGCCAGCGCCGCTTGTAGGCGGGGGTCTCGACGGCGTCGTGGTAGAGCGGCCAGATCGTCGCGTTCGACTGACCCTCGTAGTAGCGCTCCAGCTCCTCGGCGCTCAGCGGCACCGGATGCAGCCGGATCCCCTCCAGGTCGAAGGGCTCGGGGGCGGCGCCGGTGCCGCCGGCCCAGCCCACCCAGGTGCCCTGGTGCTCGGCGAGGACCGGGTGCAGCGCGGTCACCAGGCCGCCCGGGCTGCGGCGCCACTGCCGCCCCTCGGGTGTGCTCACCTCGTCGACCGGCAGTCGGTTCGCCACAACGACAAAGGAGCTACGGACGGTCACGATCGGCCACCTCCGGTTGCTGACGGGTCCACCGCGCTGAGCGTACTGAGCGTAGCTGCGGCCTCTGTTGCCCCGTGCCGGAGTTCCCTACCCGTCCCGGAAGCGCCGAATCCACATCGTGATCTTGTCGACAGCGACGGCGCGCCGCGCGCTCGGGGGCGGGGTGATGTGGGCGGACCGGGCCGTACCTGTCAGGATTGACGACGGCGTGCGCGCGGCCGGCCCCGGCCGGCGGCGGCGGGCGGACCTCGAAGCCCGCGCCCGCGCCCGTAGCTCGCGATCGCAACCGACGGAGGTAGCCCGCACCGTGGCCCAGTTCATCTACGTCCTGGAAAAGGCGCGCAAGGCGCACGGCGACAAGGTCGTGCTCGACAACGTGACGCTGAACTTCCTGCCGGGGGCCAAGATCGGTGTGGTCGGTCCGAACGGCGCCGGTAAGTCCAGCCTCCTCAAGATCATGGCAGGTTGGGACCAGCCGAGCAACGGCGAGGCCCGGCTCATGCCCGGCTACACCGTCGGCATGCTGGCCCAGGAGCCGGCGCTCAACGACGCCAAGACCGTCCTCGGCAACATCGAGGAGGCGGTCGCCGAGACCAAGGCCAGGCTGGAGCGGTTCAACAAGATCGCCGAGCAGATGGCGACCGACTACTCAGACGAGCTGATGGAGGAGATGGGCAAGCTCCAGGAGGAGCTCGACCACGCCGACGCCTGGGACGTCGACTCCAAGCTCGAACTGGCCATGGACGCGCTGCGCTGCCCCCCGCCGGACGCCGACGTGACCCAGCTCTCCGGCGGTGAGCGCCGCCGCGTGGCGCTGTGCAAGCTGCTGCTGGAGGCGCCGGACCTGCTGCTGCTCGACGAGCCCACCAACCACCTGGACGCGGAGAGCGTGCAGTGGCTGGAGCAGCACCTCGCCAAGTACGCCGGCACGGTGATCGCCATCACCCACGACCGGTACTTCCTCGACAACGTGGCCAACTGGATCCTGGAGCTGGACCGCGGCCGGGCCTACCCGTACGAGGGCAACTACTCCACCTACCTGGAGAAGAAGGCCGCCCGCATGGCGGTCGAGGGCCGGCGCGACGCCAAGATGAAGAAGCGCCTCGACGAGGAGCTGGAGTGGGTCCGCTCCAACGCCAAGGCCCGGCAGACCAAGTCCAAGGCCCGCCTCGACCGCTACGAGGAGATGGCCACCGCGGCCGAGCAGACCCGCAAGCTGGACTTCGAGGAGATCCAGATCCCGCCGGGCCCGCGCCTGGGCAACACCGTGATCGAGGCCAAGGACCTCGTCAAGGCGTTCGGCGACCGGGTGCTGATCGACAACCTGAGCTTCTCGCTGCCGCGTAACGGCATCGTCGGCGTGATCGGCCCGAACGGCGTCGGCAAGACCACCCTGTTCAAGACCATCGTGGGCCTGGAGGAGCCGACCGGCGGCACGGTGCGGGTCGGCGAGACGGTCTCCCTGTCGTACGTCGACCAGAGCCGGGCCGGCCTGGCGGGGGACAAGACGGTCTGGGAGACGGTCTCCGACGGGCTGGACCACCTCCTCGTGGGCAAGGTAGAGATGCCGTCCCGGGCGTACATCGCCGCGTTCGGCTTCAAGGGCCCGGACCAGCAGAAGCCGACCAAGGTGCTCTCCGGCGGCGAGCGCAACCGGCTCAACCTGGCGCTGACCCTCAAGATCGGCGGCAACGTCATCCTCCTCGACGAGCCGACCAACGACCTCGACGTCGAGACGCTCGGCAGCCTGGAGAACGCGCTGCTGGAGTTCCCCGGCTGCGCCGTGGTCATCTCCCACGACCGGATGTTCCTGGACCGGGTCGCCACGCACATCCTGGCCTGGGAGGGCGACGACCAGAACCCGGCGCGGTGGTTCTGGTTCGAGGGCAACTTCGAGGCGTACGAGAAGAACAAGATCGACCGACTCGGCGCGGAGGCCGCCCGGCCGCACCGGGTGACGTACCGCAAGCTCACCCGTGACTGACCGGTTCGTCTACGACTGCGCGCTGCGCTGGTCCGACCTGGACGCGTACGGCCACGTCAACAACGCCCGCTTCCTCACGCTCTACGAGGAGGCGCGGGTGGCGATGATGTTCGCCGGCGGCCGGGCGTGGGGAGTGGGCTCGTTCGCCGACGGGGTGGTCATCCGCCGGCACGAGGTCGACTACCTGCGCCCGGTCGACTACGCGCTGGGCCGGGCCACCGCGGAGGCGGCCCCGACGGTGCGGATCGAGCTGTGGGTGGAGGAGATCCGGGCGGCCTCCTTCACCATCGCCTACGAGCTCTACGACCGTGACGTGCTGGCCAGCCGGGCGCGCTCGGTGCTGGTCCCGTTCGACCTGGCCGCGCAGCGGCCCCGCCGGATCTCCGCGGACGAGCGGGCCTTCCTGCTCCGGTACGCGCCGGGACTGCACGGATGACCACGGCGGCCACCGGGCACGGGCTGGGCGGGGTGCCCGACGCGGGCGCCTTCCTGGCCCGCCTGGTCCGGCTGGACCCGGGCACCCTGGTCCGGCTCCGGCCGGTGCCGGGGGCCGGGCGCACCGCCCTGTGGGCCCGGCTGCCGTGGGACGTGCTCGTGGTCCGGACCGTCCCGGGCACGGCGCCGGGCGACGTCACGGTGGCGGCGGGGGAGCTGCTGGCGGAGCTGTCGGCGGGTGGCGACGCCCTGCCCCGGCGCCGGGACGACGGGTGGCGCTGGCCGCTGCCGCCGGCGGCCAGCCGGGCGGTGGAGGTGCTGCCCGCCGCCGAGGTCCAGCGGATCGCCGCCGCGGCGGCGGGGACGCTGCGCGAGGCGGCAGCCCACGGCGTGGCGGGCCGGGCGGTGGGCCAGCGGGCGCTGCGGGACGCGCTGCTGGACCACGTCGCGGTGGTGGTGACCCCGGACGAGGCGCCGGACGCCCCGGTGGAGGTGCCGCAACGGCTGGTGCAGGGGCTGGTCCGGATGGGCTTCCTCGGCGCCGGCGACGTTCAGGTACGGGTCGCCGGCCGTTGGGTCGGGCTCGTCGGACCGTACGGAGCGGCCTGGTCGCGGAAGGTCGCGGACCTCGCACTGACGCCTATCGGGGTTCATCCGAACGGATGACCCCTGGTCGTTCTTCCGGTTTGGGGCGGCCGTTGGGGGGATGCCTCATCCCGGCTGTCCGGGTACCGTCCATCCTCGGATCCAACGCACCGTAGGCGACTGGATCCGCTGGGGAGTGAGGTGCGCGAGCGATGCCGTGGTGGTCATGGCGCCCAGGTCCCGCCGGCGGCGGCGACCCGGAAACTCGAAGCGGGATCACAGTGGATGACACCGTCCGGGTCGGGCCACCGACCCCCCGTCAGCCGGCGGACGACGCGGCGGCCGCCGAGCGGCCCGTGATCGCCGACATGCCGGCAACCGTCGCCCCGGTCACCCTCCGCCGGGTGTGCGACGCACTCGACCTGCTCGACGTGCGCTACCTGGCCGACGGCGACGGGAACCTGCTGGCCATGTGGGAGCGGCACGCGGTGCTGGTCACCCTGGAGGGGCCCGAGGACGAGATCCTGGTGATGCGGGCCCGGCCACACGCGACGGTCCCGCCGGACTGGGCCGACCGCGCCTACCGGGTGGTCAACGAGTGGAACCACACCCGACGGTTCTGCAAGGCCTACATCGGCGACCCGACCGAGCGCGGCCAACTGCCCATCTACGCGGAGCTCCAGGTCCCGCTGGGCGCCGGCACCCACGACGCGCTGCTGGTCGAGATGCTCGACTGCGGCGCCGCGGTGGCCACCACCTTCGTCGACTGGCTGCACGACGAGGGCGCCCTGCTCTGACCGACTCCGGGCGGCGCCCCGGCCCGCCCGCTCAGCCCTCGGCCGCCGGGTCCTCCATCACGTTCACCATGAAGTAGGCGGCCCGCTCCAGGTAGTCCCAGAGCGCGGCGGCGAGCTGCGGCGGCAGGTCCAGCCGGTCCACCGCCCGGCGCATGTGGTGCAGCCAGGCGTCCCGCTCGACCGCGCCGATCCGGAACGGTGCGTGCCGCATCCGCAGCCGCGGGTGGCCACGCTGCTCGGAGTAGGTGTGCGGGCCGCCCCAGTACTGGATGAGGAAGAGGGTCAGCCGGTCGGCCGCGGGGCCGAGGTCCTCCTCCGGGTACATGGGCCGCAGCAGCGGGTCGGTGGCGACACCGGCGTAGAACTCGTCCACCAGCTTGCGGAAGGCGGGTTCGCCGCCGATCGCCTCGAAGAGGGTCATCGACTCGCCTGGGGAAGTCACGCCGTCCATCCTGCCAGGTGCCGACCTGGGGCGGCCCACGCCCACCTCCCGGCGGGAGTCAGGTCACCGCGTGCCGGCGCCGGCTGCGGTCGCCGGACCGGTCGCCCGCCATCCCCCGGCCCGGGGTGTGCCCGCCGCTCCCGTCGCGGGCGGCGGTGGCCGCGGATTCCGCCCGGGCGGCCGCGACGGCCGCCTCGACGGCGGCCGGGCGCGGCCAGGTGAGCACCGCGAGGAGCATCAGCAGCACGCCGGCGGCGCTCCACGCGCCGACCACCGAGGGGATCGCGAACCGCTCGGCGAGCGCCCCGGTGGCCAGCACGGCGGCGCCCTGGATGATCTGGGTGCCGCTGGCCATCACGCCGAACGCCCGGGCCCGGTAGCCCTCCGGCAGTGCTTGGACGAAGAGGCCGTTGGCGACCGGGATGAGCCCCGCCACCGCGAAGCCGCACGCGGCGGCGAGGAGCGCCACCACGACCGGCGGCGGGTCGAGCAGCGCCGGGACCAGCACCGCCGGGGCGATCACCGCCAGCGGGCGCATCAGGGTCAGCCGGCGGGCCGGGCCGACGAACCGCCCGACGGCGAGCCCGCCGAGCACGTAGCCGACCGGGTTGGCGGCCATGATGACCGCCTGGGCGGTGCCGGTGTCCATGCCGTCCCCGGCCCGCTCGGCGGCCCAGGCCGCGGCGAGCCCCTCGGGGACGATCGAGAAGACCATCGCGCTGAACACCAGCACGGCGATGGCGCGCAGCACCGGGCGGCCGAAGACGAGCCGGAACCCCTCCGCGGTCTCCCGCAGCAGGTGGCTGCGGTGCGCCTCGGTCATGGCCGGCGGCCGGTCCCGCAGCCCGAAGCGGACCAGCGCCGCGGAGATGCCGAAGGTGGCGGCGTTGATCAGCAGCGCGGCGGCCGGGTTGACCGCGGCCACCGCCGCGCCGAGCAGGTAGCCGAGGACCTGGGCGGCCTGCCCGCTGCTCACCGAGACCGACAGGCCGACCACCAGCCGGTCGCCGGCGAGGATCTGGGGCATCAGCGCGGACCGGGCGGCCTGGCTCGGCGGGTTGGCCAGGGTGGCGGCGAAGATCAGGGCGAGGACCGCCCAGGGCGGCACCCCGGGCAGGGCGACCAGCACCATGAGGAGCATCCGGACCACGTCGCAGGCCACCATGACCTGCCGGTACCGGTAGCGCTCGGCGAGCGCGGAGAGCAGCGGACCGCCGACCAGCCAGGGCAGGTAGCTCGCCGCGAACGCGGCGGCGGACAGCGCCACCGAGTCGGTCTGCCGGTAGACGAGGACGGTCACCGCCGCCTTCGCGACGTAGTCACCGATCCAGGACAGAGCGCTTGCCGTGAAGAGGACCCGGAACTCCGCGAGGCTGAAAACGTCGCGGAAGGTGGCCGGCCCCTCCTGGGCGGGTCGCTCGTCGGACACCGTCGCCTCCATCGTTTCCGGGTCGGCCACTCGTGATGGTCCGACCTGGAAACCGTCGTCAGATCTACGGATCAGCGAGGACACCAGCACGCTCCCTTGGGGAGCGTGTTCACCGGATTCTGCCCGATCGTCTGACAACTGGCTAGGGTGAACGGATTGATCGTCACATCTCCGACTGAACGAACGGACGATACCCGAGGGGCCGCGCGGCGCGCGACCCCGGAAGTTCGTCGGGCCCGTCGAGCCGACCGGCGACGCGGGTCAGGTGGCCCCGCCGGTGCCCGTCTCGCCGCCGCCCGGAGCGCGGGCCGGCAGGCCGGGATAGAGCCGCGCCGCCGCGATCCTTGCGGTGATGCCCGAGTTCTCCAGTGCCTCGGCGAGCCGGCGGCGCAGCTCGCGGCCGACCGCGAACTGCCCGTCGGCGGTGGTCTTCACCACGGTACGGATCACCGCGCCGTCGACCGTCATCTGCTCGACGCCGAGCACCTCCGGCTCCTCGACGATCTGCGGCGCCAGCTCGGGGTCCAGCGCGACCGAGGCGGCCGCCGTACGCAGCACCGCGGTGGCGTCCTCGGTGCCGGCGAAGCCGATCGGCAGGTCGACCACGACCAGGGCCCAGCCCTGGCTCTTGTTGCCCACCCGGATGATCTCGCCGTTGCGGATGTACCAGAGCACCCCGCGGCCGTCCCGGACCGTGGTGACCCGCAGGCCCACCGCCTCCACCACGCCGGTCGCCTCGCCCAGGTCGACGGTGTCGCCGACGCCGTACTGGTCCTCGATGAGCATGAACAGGCCGGCGATCAGGTCCTTGACCAGGCTCTGCGCGCCGAAGCCGAGGGCGACGCCGGCGATGCCGGCGCTGGCCAGCAGCGGGGCCAGGTCGAAGCTGAACTCCTTGAGCACCATGAGCAGGGCGATGCCGAAGATGAACGCGGTGACCATGCTGCGCAGCACCGAGCCGATCGCCTCGGCGCGCTGCCGCCGCCGTTCCGGCACGAACTGCTCCGGTTCGAGCGTGGCGCTGGGGATCCGCTCGCGCAGCGGGCGGAGCATGGTGGGCACCGCGCCCTCGGTCGTGGTCCGGACCAGCCGGTTGATGGTGCGGTGCAGGGCCCACCGGGCGGCCACGGCCAGCAGCAGGATCAGCAGGATGCGCAGCGGCTTCAGCAGGATCCAGTAGCTGCTCTCGGCGAACCAGGCGGAGTTGGTGACCTTGTACACCCACTCGCAGGAGCTGCTGCCCTGGCAGTCCGGGCGCCGGTCGGAAACGGCGGACAACACGGTGGCGATCAGGTCGGAGAGACTCACCCTGTCTTCGTACCGCAACACCGCTGGGCGCCCGCTGGCGACCCGCCCCGGCCGCCGCCGGCGGGGCGGCGGACCGATCATGCGGGGCGGAACCGGTCATCCTGGCACGGACCGAGAAAGCTTCATGAGGGTACCCCGGATTAGTGCGTGCAATCCGGGGCGCGATCAGGGACTATTGGCGCAACGGACGTCGGTGATCCGGCCGGCGTCGGTGTCGTTCCCCGCTGCCCGCGGGGCGCGCCCGGCGTCATGGTGGCCGGAGCGGCTGGACCGGGAGGGTGAGCGCGATGCCTGACATACGACCCACGGCGGGCTCCGGTGCACTCGTTCTCAACGCCACCTACGAGCCCCTGTGTGTCGTGTCGGTGCGTCGCGCGGCGATCCTCGTGCTCTCCGCCAAGGCCGTCTGCGTGGCCGACGGCGAGGGCATCCTGCACAGCGCGCGCAACGCGCTCCCGGTCCCCTCGGTGGTCCGGCTGACCCGCTACGTCCGGGTCCCCTACCGCACTCACGTCGGGCTCTCCCGGCGGGCGATCTTCGCCCGCGACGGCTGGCGCTGCGCCTACTGCCGCGGCCCGGCGGAGACCATCGACCACGTCTTCCCGCGCAGCCGGGGCGGCCGGCACGCCTGGGAGAACGTGGTCGCCGCCTGCGCCCGCTGCAACCACACGAAGGGCGACAAGACGCCGGCCGAGCTGGGGTGGCGGCTGCACAGCCTGCCGGCCGCCCCGAAGGGCACGGCCTGGCGGGTGCTCGGCCACCGGGCGCCCGACCCGCGCTGGGCGGACTGGCTCGACCTGCGCGAGCCGGAGCCCGAGGCGGCCTGAACGGCCGCTCAGCGCGCCTTCACCAGCGAGGCGTAGACCACCAGGTTGTCCGCGTACCCGGTCTCGCCGCCCACCCAGCGCCCGCCGCAGGTGATCAGCCGCAGGTTGGGCCGGCTGAAGTCGCCGTAGACCTCCCGCACGGGCAGCCGCTCCTTGCCGTACCGCTCGATGGAGGTCACCTCGAAGACGGCCACCGAGTGGTCCTGCCGGGCCACCTCGATCCGGTCGCCGTCGTCGAGGTCCTTGAGGTCGTGGAAGACGGCCGGCCCGGTGGTGGTGTCGACGTGCCCGACGAAGACCGCCGGGCCGTACTGCCCGGGGGTCGGTCCCTGCTCGTACCAGCCGACCTCGCCGGCCCGGCCGACGTCCGGCACCGCGATGCTGCCGTCCGGTGCGATGCCCACCCGGTGCACCGGCGCCCGCAGGTCGATCTTGCCGATCGTCAGGTCGGTCGGTGGGCTGCCGGACAGCACCGGGAACTTCTTCGGCGGCGGGCGCAGGCTCGCGGTGAGCTGCTCCGGCAGCACGCTGATGCCGGTCAGCCGTTCCACGCCGAGCATCGCC is part of the Micromonospora halotolerans genome and encodes:
- a CDS encoding class F sortase gives rise to the protein MARSPRRHDRTGPGPDPRRAARRGRHRTGSRVAAGLRLVSRASRRFTRAAGHAFSASVTTADPQARPVPPARQGPAAGRWRYAAQRGPGVPVLVVAALMALIVAMLGVERLTGISVLPEQLTASLRPPPKKFPVLSGSPPTDLTIGKIDLRAPVHRVGIAPDGSIAVPDVGRAGEVGWYEQGPTPGQYGPAVFVGHVDTTTGPAVFHDLKDLDDGDRIEVARQDHSVAVFEVTSIERYGKERLPVREVYGDFSRPNLRLITCGGRWVGGETGYADNLVVYASLVKAR